The genomic stretch GCACCAGCGTAGAGCAGAGCAAGTGTTCGACGTAAGTACTGAATGAAGATCTCAATTAGTATGCACCATCTTCTTCATCGATATCCATACTACAAAACTACCTATAATTGTTCATACATATTTGCCATGAAAAATGTTTTGATTTTGTTGGAAAAAAAAAccatttatatttattttcttgGTGGAGTCTTGAATCTACTCTTCAGCTTGTGGATCAACCCAGCGGCCATGGTCCTTTATCAGCTGAATTAGAGCATCAGTTGCATCCTCCATTGCAATACCTCTCTTCACCACATTCTGCCACACAAAAATCATAAACATCTTGGAGATTTTAGTCTAAGAAATTGTGTAAAGTTATGAGAGGAGATGATGAGATTTCAggaaagcaagaaagtgaaagAACTGAGATGTTACCTTTCCAACATAAAGATCAATCTTCCCTGGTGCGCCGCCGACGTATCCGAAGTCTGCATCGGCCATCTCTCCTGGTCCATTCACTATGCAACCCATGATGGCAATCTGCAAAGGAGTCAAGGAGGGTAGAGGATTTGCCAAAGCATCTAATTGGACTGGTAGTGCAATTCCAGAACCAGGAAGAGTTAAGGAGTTTACCGACACACCGGGAAGATGTGAAGTCTTTGACCTGATCTCAGCACTGACATCTTGAAGATCAAAGAGTGTCCTTCCACAAGATGGGCAGGACACATACTCCTGAAACATAGTTTGCGTAACTAGTTTTCAAATCACAATGCAAAGTAACCGTTGATATGTATCTATCGCTTACAGTTTTCGTGTTGCGCATTCTGCAACCTTGAAGCAAGTTGAAGGATGTGTTCCTTAGGAACTCGAATTCCTGATCAGGAGCCTCGAGTAGTATACCATCTCCAAGCCCATCAACTAAAAGAGAACCAGCATTGCTCCCAGCAGTAATCACAAGATCATCTCTGTCAAATGGAGGAGCAGCAGAATGAGAAATAGGTAACAATTACAAGTTCCAAAAATCACTCTACTATTGTTGAAGTCGCAATTTAACCTATCAATTCCTTTAGGAAATTGGATGTGGTGGATAACAGGAAAGTTGAGAGAATTTTCTTCTAGATACTCAAACAacctgaaaatgaaaaagaaaattgcATGACTGTCAAATTGTTGTGAAGCTAGATGGCTATTTCTATATTATGAACATTTACCTCCTTGCTGCATGAACTCTGCTGAGCTTATCTTCACTTAATGGAAGATCATGTAGCAACATTGTGATATCACTGACATTCTTGATGATATCTAATTCTTCATAAGGTTCATCACCACGTATGGTTACAGCTAATCGAGTGCCTACAAAAAAGTACATCAGAAAGTTAAGAACAGCCTTGAATGAAAGAAGCAAAAAGAGTTTATTGATGACATCCATATGTTACCTTCTGGCAAAAGCTTGTGAGCGCCAGTTGAAAGTTCATTGAGGTTCACAAGGACAATTGCATTAGGAAGCGGTTTCGTCAACTGTACGGATAATGGAACTACAACACCCATGCTTATATCGATCAATCTTTTGAGAGCTAACCTCTGACAAAGTTAAGGAATGTGAGTCAGACCACTAGATCCTCAAAGACTTGAGAGCACACACAAAATCAACTAACTGAGAGCTTACAGATTCAGCATCTTCGAAAGGAGGAAGATCTCTAAGAAGAATAGAGTCCACTGTCGCCAGATCCTGGAAATCACCAAAAGTTCAGCAGTCCTTGTAGGTGTTCTGAGTGAACTTCAAGCATGTAAATCGCAGTTGATAACTACAAACCTTGAAAGGCATTCCAACCACAAGCTTTGCCGCGAGAGACTTGTAAAAAAGTTCTGGTGTCTGTTAAAAGAAAATTGCAACATGAGATAAAGGAAAAGGTAGATGCAGTATGCAAATAAAATAGACAATGCATGAGATAGTAATTTAGTATTTGCCAAATTCTCAGATCATTAGATTAGCATAATCATCAATGTAGGTGTTCTCTGAAACTTGGAATCGACATAGTTTCTGAAAATAGTCAGAAGCAAATTCAGGATCCAAGTAGGCAAAGTATGCTGGTGCAACAGTAGTATAGAAAATATACAACCATACATAAGTGTATGGAAGTGGCATTTATTATCTACCTTCAGCATATCCGACGACACTGACATAAGAACAGAACCATCACGATGAAGAACACCTCGGTAGTCCACTTCCTCGCCCTATACAAAGTGGCAAATTCAGAAAGCTTTCTTCACATGTTGATGTAACGAACTGAGTAGAAGTTCTAACCTCTTTCTGTACTGGAAGTTGACCAGTTCTGCGTTGAAAGTCAAAATATCGTCTATGTTTTTCCTCAAAAGGAACCTAGTTTAAATTTTGTGCAGTAGAAGTTAGGTTTCAAAGGCAAAGCTCCATAAGAACAGTTAGACATGACATAATATAATGATTGCTCTAGCAGTTAGCTTTTAACCAAGGACTGGTGGAAAATGATAGATGGAAATAGCCATACAGTTCCCTGTTGAAGATTTGAAGCTTGCATGCCAAGGTTAGCCAACTTTTTACAAGGGTCAATCTCTTTCTCTGGTGGTTCAGTCAGGGACACCCTGATTGTATCACCCAAACCATCCTgttgaaaaataaaggaaagatgTCCAAGAACATAACTTCACTATCAATACAAAAGTGCATTGTAAGTAACTTTATTTGATCAAGTATAACTCTTCCATTTGAACTCTGAACTTATATTCCTAAATTATTCAAGcaaaaaaaatctacaaaagaaTGAATGTTTTCCACTAAACAAAGCAGGAATTATGCttctttgtgtgtgtgtgtgtgggtgGGTGGGTGTGGTAGCAAGTCTATTAATTGTATTGTTGGAACAAATCTACATCTATAATTagattattttctttatctttctttacaATTCCACTAGGATATGATTAAATTCATATTCAACAGCTATGACAGGGCAATTGGCTGAGCGAAGCATTTCTTCTTAGGGTCCACAACTCGACAATGATTTAGGCTATCCATTTAGCCAAACCAAAACCTCACTTGAAATATAGTTTGAATTCTTCATTGTGGAACATAAAGATTTTATCCAAAAGTGGTTGGTTGAAAGAAGGAACCTGAAGAAGAGTCCCAATACCAATTGCAGATTTCATCCTCCCATCCTCTCCTTCTCCAGCTTCAGTAACCCCTAAGTGCAGGGGATAATCCCAACCTTGAACATACATCTCTGCCACTAGCAAACGATAAGCTTGAACCATGATGACTGGGTTACTTGATTTCATCGAGAAGACAAAATTATGGAAGTAAAGCTTCCGGCATATCCTTGCAAACTCAAAGGCAGACTCAACCTGTTGCAAAAACAGAAAGTCATTCAATTTTTAGCTTCTTCTAGAAAAATAGTCAATTTGAAGCTTACAAACTAAAGTACCAACCATTCCTCTTGGAGAATCTCCATAGTAGCTCATTATACGATCAGAAAGACTTCCATGATTTGTCCCAATTCGCATTGCTCGACCATACTTCTTGCATTTCTCAACCAATGGACTGAAGACCTGAGATGGAAGATGAACAAAAGATGAAGTAAATATTGGATAATATGTCTGATACATGGGCACTATAAAACagaaaaaacaataaaatattgCAGTAAGAAATAGAATCACTAAATGAAGTGGGAGTCTCATAAAGTCCTCTAAAAATGGTGATGTAAAGGATTTCAAGTTCTCAGATAGTTTTATGATACACAATGcagaaaaagattaaaaaaattcaactttGATCTAGATTCCAAATATAATTATTCAATTTGTTCCTAGAAGTAAACCCATTGCTGGATAATAAAGCAACATATTTAATTTGCAATCTCACTAATGAACTTTTAGTTATTCAAAAAGCAAGAAAAAAATTGGGCAAACTAATTCTCAAAACCTGCTCAATATGCTCAAGCTCCTTTTGATATTCTTCATCAGTATACTCTAACTGCTCGAATTGGGCTCGCCTATCAGCTGCAGAAAAATTGTTTTAGCTACACTGTTGCATTGGTGGCAATTTATTCTTCTAGATGTAAGTTAACTGACCAAAATTTCCTGGGTTGACTCGAATCTTGTCAAAACACTCAGCTACTCTAAGTGCAACTGCTGGTGCAAAATGAATGTCCGCAACAATAGGGATGTTGTAACTGGATTCATGGGAAAGACAATCATTATACAAATAACAGAAGGATTTTGAATGCTATACAATTGCCACAATTgtggaaaagaataaaaaatgcaggGCCTACTTTTTCTGGACAAGTTTGTCCTTAATCTCAAAGCAAGCATCTGCTTCTTTCTTCCCTTGAACTGTTATCCGAACTAAATCTGCACCTGTATCTGCAATTCTCATTACCTGGCAAATGCCATgtaattaagagaaagaaatGCATCTACTGGAGAGCATTAAGAGAAAGAAATTAAGGATTGATATAGAAACTGATGAGAAAATAAACATGAATTTTATTATATGAAAAATGATAAACTGTTGACTTCATCATTTTCATGATTACAAGATAAGAAATTATGTACACATATAAGATAAATGGGATACTTTCACTCTCTTTTGGTCAGTTCAAGATTAAAGAGGCATGAGAATAAATAATGTCTGAAGATTGCTAGCTCTAGCTGGACCAACTGTACCTTTTAGGTtaattgaaagatttttaaaaaatgaaaaatacaggaaatgctaattaTAGTGACAAGCCTTGATGAAGAAGATAAAAGAGAAAACAAACTAAACTTATCTCCATTCAATCAACTTTCAGCTCAAATAATCTATTGATAAGCTTAGACTAGAAATTTAAGCATTCCAGATAGGACTCAGTGTTAATCAGTAGCAAAGTTTGGTCTTAGACTTAAGCAGACCTCCTCAACAGTCCTGTCCACATCCTTGGTATCTGAAGTGGTCATAGTTTGAACTCGTATGGGGTGCTCACTGCCTAAAGCCACATTCCCAATCATCACAGTACGAGTCTTTCTCCTTACAGTCTTGTAAATCGATTCACAATACTTCTGCCTGGGAACTAGAGAGACGGAAAACAGGAGTTAGTTCCATTAATAATCAGCAATTGATTTACAATTCATTTATAAAATCAATTATTCAACCAAAGTTATAGATTATCAATGAACGAAAGAATCCATTCCTAAACCAAAATCGGAAC from Zingiber officinale cultivar Zhangliang chromosome 5B, Zo_v1.1, whole genome shotgun sequence encodes the following:
- the LOC121986276 gene encoding 4-hydroxy-3-methylbut-2-en-1-yl diphosphate synthase (ferredoxin), chloroplastic-like isoform X1; amino-acid sequence: MATGTVPSSMAGLWTRDRHFYFAKSVDFARIVGLPENKNLMPRRRNVSMIRNSSKSSSDIVELEPTSEGSPLLVPRQKYCESIYKTVRRKTRTVMIGNVALGSEHPIRVQTMTTSDTKDVDRTVEEVMRIADTGADLVRITVQGKKEADACFEIKDKLVQKNYNIPIVADIHFAPAVALRVAECFDKIRVNPGNFADRRAQFEQLEYTDEEYQKELEHIEQVFSPLVEKCKKYGRAMRIGTNHGSLSDRIMSYYGDSPRGMVESAFEFARICRKLYFHNFVFSMKSSNPVIMVQAYRLLVAEMYVQGWDYPLHLGVTEAGEGEDGRMKSAIGIGTLLQDGLGDTIRVSLTEPPEKEIDPCKKLANLGMQASNLQQGTVPFEEKHRRYFDFQRRTGQLPVQKEGEEVDYRGVLHRDGSVLMSVSSDMLKTPELFYKSLAAKLVVGMPFKDLATVDSILLRDLPPFEDAESRLALKRLIDISMGVVVPLSVQLTKPLPNAIVLVNLNELSTGAHKLLPEGTRLAVTIRGDEPYEELDIIKNVSDITMLLHDLPLSEDKLSRVHAARRLFEYLEENSLNFPVIHHIQFPKGIDRDDLVITAGSNAGSLLVDGLGDGILLEAPDQEFEFLRNTSFNLLQGCRMRNTKTEYVSCPSCGRTLFDLQDVSAEIRSKTSHLPGVSVNSLTLPGSGIALPVQLDALANPLPSLTPLQIAIMGCIVNGPGEMADADFGYVGGAPGKIDLYVGKNVVKRGIAMEDATDALIQLIKDHGRWVDPQAEE
- the LOC121986276 gene encoding 4-hydroxy-3-methylbut-2-en-1-yl diphosphate synthase (ferredoxin), chloroplastic-like isoform X2 — encoded protein: MATGTVPSSMAGLWTRDRHFYFAKSVDFARIVGLPENKNLMPRRRNVSMIRNSSKSSSDIVELEPTSEGSPLLVPRQKYCESIYKTVRRKTRTVMIGNVALGSEHPIRVQTMTTSDTKDVDRTVEEVMRIADTGADLVRITVQGKKEADACFEIKDKLVQKNYNIPIVADIHFAPAVALRVAECFDKIRVNPGNFADRRAQFEQLEYTDEEYQKELEHIEQVFSPLVEKCKKYGRAMRIGTNHGSLSDRIMSYYGDSPRGMVESAFEFARICRKLYFHNFVFSMKSSNPVIMVQAYRLLVAEMYVQGWDYPLHLGVTEAGEGEDGRMKSAIGIGTLLQDGLGDTIRVSLTEPPEKEIDPCKKLANLGMQASNLQQGTVPFEEKHRRYFDFQRRTGQLPVQKEGEEVDYRGVLHRDGSVLMSVSSDMLKTPELFYKSLAAKLVVGMPFKDLATVDSILLRDLPPFEDAESRLALKRLIDISMGVVVPLSVQLTKPLPNAIVLVNLNELSTGAHKLLPEGTRLAVTIRGDEPYEELDIIKNVSDITMLLHDLPLSEDKLSRVHAARRLFEYLEENSLNFPVIHHIQFPKGIDRDDLVITAGSNAGSLLVDGLGDGILLEAPDQEFEFLRNTSFNLLQGCRMRNTKTEYVSCPSCGRTLFDLQDVSAEIRSKTSHLPGVSIAIMGCIVNGPGEMADADFGYVGGAPGKIDLYVGKNVVKRGIAMEDATDALIQLIKDHGRWVDPQAEE